Proteins co-encoded in one Pyxidicoccus xibeiensis genomic window:
- a CDS encoding response regulator transcription factor encodes MRVLVVEDHRDLQANIARFLEPDFQLDFASTGPEGLALALAHPYDVIVLDVMLPGMSGLQVCERYRQLAPRLVPILMLTARDTLEDKQEGFGAGADDYLVKPFSLRELRWRLEALARRPVPPSGRKLTLGGLTLEPESGQTHWGGRSVRLNRTEAFILRLLMEAAPEAVSAATLAQRLWGDDAPESSALRTHVYALRKALAGLGLEEAITTRRNEGYSLDAR; translated from the coding sequence ATGCGCGTGCTCGTCGTCGAGGACCACCGTGACCTCCAGGCCAACATCGCCCGGTTCCTGGAGCCGGACTTCCAGCTCGACTTCGCGAGCACCGGCCCCGAGGGCCTCGCGCTCGCGCTGGCCCATCCGTACGACGTCATCGTGCTGGACGTGATGCTGCCCGGCATGAGCGGCCTCCAGGTCTGTGAGCGCTACCGGCAGCTCGCGCCCCGGCTGGTTCCCATCCTGATGCTGACCGCCAGGGACACGCTCGAGGACAAGCAGGAGGGCTTCGGGGCGGGCGCGGACGACTACCTCGTCAAGCCCTTCTCCCTGCGCGAGCTGCGCTGGCGCCTGGAGGCCCTGGCACGCCGGCCGGTGCCTCCGAGCGGAAGGAAGCTGACGCTGGGCGGGCTCACCCTGGAGCCGGAGAGCGGGCAGACGCACTGGGGCGGGCGCAGCGTCCGCCTCAACCGCACCGAGGCCTTCATCCTGCGACTGCTGATGGAGGCCGCCCCCGAGGCCGTCTCCGCGGCGACGCTTGCGCAGCGGCTCTGGGGTGACGATGCGCCCGAGTCCAGCGCGCTGCGCACGCACGTCTATGCCCTGCGCAAGGCGCTCGCCGGGCTGGGACTCGAAGAAGCCATCACCACCCGGCGCAACGAGGGGTACAGCCTGGATGCGCGCTAG